One Desulfonatronum sp. SC1 genomic window, GGGAGCGGCCAGAACCTGTCCGCGTTCCACTTCCTCGCGCTTCACGCCGCGCAAGAGCGCACCGATGTTGTCGCCGGCCTGGCCTTGGTCAAGGAGTTTGCGGAACATCTCAACGCCCGTGCAGACCGTCTTGCGGGTCTCGTTGATCCCAACGATCTCCACTTCCTCACCGACCTTGACCACGCCGCGCTCAACACGGCCGGTGACCACGGTGCCGCGACCGGAAATGCTGAACACGTCCTCGATGGGCATCAAAAAAGGCTTGTCGATGTCGCGCACCGGCTCCGGAACGTAGCTGTCCAGGGCGTCCATCAGGTCGAAGATGCACTTGGCATCAGGGCTGTCCACGCTGTCGGCTTCCAGAGCCTTCAAGGCGCTGCCCTGAATCACCGGAACGTCGTCGCCGGGAAAGCCGTACTTGGACAGCAGTTCGCGGACTTCCAGCTCCACCAGCTCCAACAGTTCCGGGTCGTCCACCAGATCGACCTTGTTCATGAACACCAACAGGCAGGGAACGCCGACCTGACGAGCAAGCAGGATGTGCTCGCGGGTCTGGGGCATCGGGCCGTCCGTGGCCGCGACCACCAGAATAGCGCCGTCCATCTGGGCCGCGCCGGTGATCATGTTCTTG contains:
- the tuf gene encoding elongation factor Tu, translating into MAKAKFQRTKPHVNVGTIGHIDHGKTTLTAAITKMLSIKGGANFVPFDQIDKAPEEKERGITIATAHVEYETANRHYAHVDCPGHADYIKNMITGAAQMDGAILVVAATDGPMPQTREHILLARQVGVPCLLVFMNKVDLVDDPELLELVELEVRELLSKYGFPGDDVPVIQGSALKALEADSVDSPDAKCIFDLMDALDSYVPEPVRDIDKPFLMPIEDVFSISGRGTVVTGRVERGVVKVGEEVEIVGINETRKTVCTGVEMFRKLLDQGQAGDNIGALLRGVKREEVERGQVLAAPKSITPHRRFVAEVYVLSKEEGGRHTPFFSGYRPQFYFRTTDITGVVTLAEGVEMVMPGDNATFNVELIAPIAMELGVRFAIREGGRTVGAGVISEIVE